One Nicotiana sylvestris chromosome 12, ASM39365v2, whole genome shotgun sequence genomic window carries:
- the LOC104244739 gene encoding probable methyltransferase PMT7, with protein MGGSLISSRAFDWKTGQMIMVALLVMISFFYSGTLFGHNPSLYVPQHQQQEEFTLASNTTLSETSSGVPKFTNKIVLSYRMVPLTIPETGINVCPLKFNEYIPCHDISYVKELMPKLDPSRKEELERHCPPLERRLFCLVPPPADYKIPITWPTSRDYVWRSNVNHTRLAEVKGGQNWVHEKDQLWWFPGGGTHFKHGATEYIERLGNMTTNEIGDLRAVGVYQVLDVGCGVASFSAYLLPLNIETLSFAPKDGHENQIQFALERGIGAMISALATKQLPYPSNSFDTVHCSRCRVDWHENDGILLKEVNRILRSNGYFVYSAPPAYRKDKDFPEIWDKLINLTAGMCWKLIAQKVQTAIWVKQEDNSCLQHNAQEQLVNLCDSEEDLKPSWKTPLRNCVTLSDSSSSLKKLPPRPQRLSEYTQSLSRIGIDHEKFLKDTIYWQDQVRHYWRLMNVEEKEIRNVMDMNAFLGGFAVGLNTWPVWVMNVVPITMNNTLSAVYGRGLTGVFHDWCESFSTYPRTYDLLHASHLLSHYKDREEGCRVEDIMLEMDRILRPQGFIIIRDEEPIISRIQALAPKFLWDVQLHFLEDHQKKSEPVLFCRKRFWAVV; from the exons ATGGGTGGATCTTTGATAAGCTCGAGGGCCTTTGATTGGAAAACAGGGCAGATGATAATGGTAGCCCTTTTAGTAATGATAAGTTTTTTTTATAGTGGTACTCTTTTTGGCCATAACCCATCTCTCTACGTCCCTCAACATCAACAACAAGAAGAATTCACTCTTGCTTCCAACACCACTTTATCAGAAACATCCTCTG GTGTTCCGAAGTTCACAAACAAGATCGTTCTTTCATATAGGATGGTACCCCTCACAATCCCTGAAACTGGGATAAATGTATGTCCTCTGAAATTTAATGAGTATATCCCCTGTCATGACATTTCTTATGTTAAAGAATTGATGCCAAAGTTAGATCCTTCAAGGAAAGAAGAGCTAGAGAGGCATTGTCCTCCGCTTGAAAGACGCTTGTTTTGTTTGGTGCCACCTCCAGCTGATTATAAGATACCAATAACGTGGCCAACTAGCAGGGATTATGTTTGGCGGAGTAATGTAAACCATACACGTCTTGCGGAGGTAAAAGGAGGACAAAATTGGGTACATGAAAAGGATCAGCTTTGGTGGTTTCCAGGCGGTGGAACTCATTTTAAACATGGAGCTACAGAATATATTGAGAG GTTAGGGAATATGACAACTAATGAGATTGGTGACTTGCGTGCAGTAGGGGTATATCAGGTGCTTGATGTTGGTTGTGGGGTTGCTAGTTTCTCTgcctatcttcttcctctaaaTATAGAAACACTATCTTTTGCTCCCAAAGATGGTCATGAGAATCAGATTCAATTTGCTTTGGAACGAGGAATCGGTGCTATGATATCTGCTTTAGCTACGAAGCAGCTACCATATCCAAGTAACTCTTTTGACACGGTCCATTGTTCCAGATGTCGAGTTGATTGGCATGAAAATG ATGGTATTTTACTCAAAGAAGTGAATCGCATCTTAAGATCAAATGGATATTTTGTCTATTCAGCTCCTCCTGCCTATAGAAAGGATAAGGATTTCCCAGAGATATGGGACAAATTAATAAATCTAACTGCTGGAATGTGCTGGAAGCTTATTGCACAGAAAGTTCAGACAGCAATATGGGTTAAGCAAGAAGATAATTCATGTCTTCAGCATAACGCTCAGGAGCAGCTTGTAAACTTGTGTGATTCTGAGGAGGATTTGAAGCCATCTTGGAAAACACCTCTCAGGAACTGTGTTACCCTTAGTGATAGTTCATCTTCTTTGAAGAAACTACCTCCTCGACCACAACGTCTTTCAGAGTATACACAAAGTCTCAGCCGGATAG GTATTGATCATGAGAAGTTCTTAAAGGATACAATCTATTGGCAAGATCAAGTTCGCCATTACTGGAGACTGATGAATGTTGAGGAGAAAGAAATACGTAATGTAATGGACATGAATGCTTTCCTTGGTGGGTTTGCGGTCGGCTTAAATACATGGCCTGTCTGGGTGATGAATGTTGTTCCTATAACCATGAATAACACCCTGTCTGCCGTTTATGGCAGGGGTCTTACGGGCGTATTTCATGACTG GTGTGAGTCATTCTCCACATATCCCCGCACTTATGATTTGTTGCATGCCAGTCATCTTCTATCTCActataaagatcgtgaagaaggTTGTAGAGTTGAAGATATCATGCTGGAGATGGACCGTATTCTACGACCTCAG GGATTTATCATTATTAGAGATGAAGAACCTATCATATCAAGGATCCAAGCTCTTGCACCAAAGTTTCTCTGGGACGTCCAACTACATTTTCTAGAAGACCATCAGAAAAAGTCGGAGCCAGTCTTATTTTGCAGGAAAAGGTTTTGGGCTGTTGTTTAA